A window of Streptomyces broussonetiae genomic DNA:
GCAAGCTACCAGCCGTTACCAGGAGGATTTCCGGACGCCAGGCAGGAATCCGTTGTGAGCCTGGTCGCGCAGGTTTACCCGGGACAGGCCGAAGGTGCGCAGGTAGCCGCGCGGGCGGCCGTCCACCTGGTCGCGGTTGCGCACGCGCGTTGCGCCGGCGTCCCGCGGTTGCCCGCGCAACTCGCGCTGTGCGGCGAGACGCTCTGCCGCCGGGGAGGACGGCCGCCGGATGATCTCCTTCAGCTCGGCGCGCCGGGCGGCATACCGGGCGACGACCTCCTTGCGCCGCTCGTTCTTCGCGATCCGGCTCTTCTTCGCCATCAGACCCGCACCCCCCGGGCGCGGATCCGGGCCACGGCGGCCTCGGCGCCGATCGCGTCCACGGTCTTGATCCCCTTCGCGCTCAACCGCAGCCGGACGTACCGGTTCTCGCCGGGC
This region includes:
- the rpmB gene encoding 50S ribosomal protein L28 encodes the protein MSAHCMLTGARPGFGNHISHSHRRTSRRFDPNIQSKRYWLPGENRYVRLRLSAKGIKTVDAIGAEAAVARIRARGVRV
- the rpsN gene encoding 30S ribosomal protein S14, yielding MAKKSRIAKNERRKEVVARYAARRAELKEIIRRPSSPAAERLAAQRELRGQPRDAGATRVRNRDQVDGRPRGYLRTFGLSRVNLRDQAHNGFLPGVRKSSW